One genomic region from Balneola sp. encodes:
- a CDS encoding cysteine desulfurase CsdA, with the protein MEDTLKEERKTTLTTDWEAIRDQFPVLKREIMGNPLVYLDNSASSQMPQRVIDRINDYHSNEHANVHRGIHTLSQEGTDAFEATRTKVKDLINARHLEEIIYTTGTTDSINLVANSYGRKHFKEGDEIILTEMEHHANIVPWQMVAEETGAKIKVVPMTDAGELVMEEFHNLLSDRTKMVAVVHVSNALGTINPVEEMIEAAHAKNIPVLVDGAQAVPHAVVDVQAMDADFYTFSAHKMCGPTGFGILYGKKELLEEMPPYRGGGDMIDKVTFEKTTWNDLPHKFEAGTPPIAVGVGFAETIDFLNEVGMENIAAHEHELLEYATEELSKIDGLRIVGTAKNKASVISFLLDGIHPTDAGTILDQKGIAVRTGHHCAQPVMDYYDIPGTARASFSFYNNKEDVDRLVEGIKYVKEFF; encoded by the coding sequence ATGGAAGACACACTAAAAGAAGAAAGAAAGACCACCTTAACCACGGATTGGGAAGCCATCCGTGATCAGTTTCCTGTGCTTAAACGGGAAATAATGGGTAACCCTTTGGTCTATCTTGATAACAGTGCTTCCAGCCAAATGCCTCAGCGGGTAATTGATCGTATCAACGATTATCACTCTAATGAACATGCGAATGTTCACCGTGGTATTCACACCTTGAGTCAGGAGGGAACCGATGCTTTTGAAGCAACCCGGACGAAGGTTAAAGACTTGATAAATGCTCGTCACCTTGAGGAGATCATTTATACCACAGGAACAACAGATTCTATCAATCTGGTAGCTAACAGCTATGGACGTAAACATTTCAAAGAGGGTGATGAGATCATTCTTACTGAAATGGAACACCACGCTAATATTGTACCCTGGCAGATGGTGGCTGAGGAAACAGGAGCAAAGATCAAAGTTGTTCCCATGACCGATGCCGGTGAGCTTGTGATGGAGGAATTCCATAACCTGCTTTCCGATCGCACTAAGATGGTTGCAGTGGTTCATGTTTCGAATGCACTTGGTACAATCAACCCGGTGGAAGAAATGATTGAAGCGGCTCACGCCAAAAACATTCCGGTACTTGTTGATGGAGCTCAAGCCGTTCCTCATGCCGTCGTGGATGTTCAGGCTATGGATGCTGACTTCTACACTTTTTCTGCTCATAAAATGTGTGGCCCAACCGGATTTGGTATTCTTTATGGCAAGAAAGAATTGCTGGAAGAAATGCCTCCGTATCGTGGTGGTGGAGATATGATTGACAAAGTCACGTTTGAGAAAACGACCTGGAATGACCTTCCCCATAAATTTGAAGCCGGAACTCCGCCTATTGCAGTGGGAGTAGGTTTTGCCGAAACCATCGACTTCCTAAATGAAGTTGGGATGGAAAATATAGCAGCTCACGAACATGAATTGCTGGAATACGCGACTGAAGAGTTGAGTAAGATTGATGGACTTCGGATCGTCGGAACAGCGAAGAATAAAGCATCCGTAATTTCATTTTTACTGGATGGCATTCACCCAACCGATGCCGGTACGATCTTAGATCAAAAAGGAATTGCAGTACGAACCGGACATCACTGTGCACAGCCGGTTATGGATTATTATGATATACCAGGCACAGCAAGAGCATCTTTTTCCTTCTACAATAATAAAGAAGATGTTGATCGTTTAGTGGAAGGAATTAAATACGTAAAAGAGTTTTTTTGA
- the sufD gene encoding Fe-S cluster assembly protein SufD: MSTAVQEKETILSYLDGNFETVSDVKTIGAINQKGAGNIAEFPFPTKKDEDWRFTDLKSISRNHFVAVEDAGAASVGDISNYYLPEATNSRLVFVNGVFDAELSSLSDIPEGVTVGTLTENGDDEAVKNHLGKYLNFDEEQDVFAALNDANFKDGVFIHVPKETKVEVPIHILNVFTDSEKPFYATPRVLYVGEAYSKSTVVEEHIGLAENEYLNIPVAEFKMLEGSNVHHARIQRDSKKANHISRPMAHLDKFAEYHSYTICLGAKLFRNDPRVVQNDEEVNFTIDGLVLIDGEQIADTHSAIDHRHWHAQSHQLHKVVVNDKAHSIFNGKIFVREDSQKIDSFQENRNLLLSFDGTVHTKPQLEIFSDDVLCSHGATIGHLNEDEVFYLHSRGLTKKKARELLVYAFTLESIENMEVESVHKLLLDEVVKFTSRDEEFVAVNN, encoded by the coding sequence ATGAGTACTGCTGTACAAGAAAAAGAAACCATTTTAAGTTACCTGGACGGCAATTTTGAGACCGTTTCTGATGTGAAGACTATCGGAGCGATAAATCAAAAGGGTGCCGGAAATATTGCTGAGTTTCCATTTCCTACTAAAAAAGATGAAGACTGGAGATTCACAGATTTAAAATCAATTAGCCGAAATCATTTTGTTGCGGTTGAAGATGCCGGAGCTGCTTCAGTTGGAGATATAAGCAATTACTATCTGCCAGAAGCTACAAACAGCCGACTCGTTTTTGTAAACGGTGTTTTTGATGCTGAACTTTCCTCACTTTCAGATATTCCTGAAGGTGTGACGGTAGGAACTCTTACCGAGAATGGAGATGATGAAGCTGTGAAAAACCATTTGGGTAAATACCTCAATTTTGATGAAGAGCAAGATGTATTTGCAGCACTGAATGATGCCAACTTTAAGGATGGTGTTTTCATCCATGTGCCAAAAGAGACTAAAGTTGAAGTCCCTATACATATTCTGAATGTGTTTACAGATTCTGAAAAACCATTCTATGCAACACCCAGAGTGCTATATGTGGGCGAAGCTTATTCAAAGTCGACTGTAGTTGAAGAACATATTGGTCTGGCTGAAAACGAGTATCTGAATATCCCTGTTGCAGAATTTAAGATGCTGGAAGGATCCAACGTCCACCATGCCCGTATTCAGCGGGATAGCAAGAAGGCGAACCATATTTCTCGCCCAATGGCTCACTTGGATAAATTTGCAGAATATCATTCTTACACCATTTGTTTGGGAGCCAAGTTGTTCCGAAATGACCCGCGTGTAGTTCAAAATGATGAAGAAGTTAATTTCACTATTGATGGGTTGGTTCTGATTGACGGTGAGCAGATTGCAGATACGCATTCCGCTATCGATCACAGACACTGGCATGCACAAAGTCACCAGCTGCACAAAGTTGTAGTGAATGACAAAGCGCATTCTATTTTCAACGGTAAGATTTTTGTCCGCGAAGATTCACAGAAAATCGATTCCTTCCAGGAAAACCGAAATCTGCTGCTTTCTTTTGACGGAACGGTTCACACCAAGCCACAACTCGAGATTTTTTCTGATGACGTACTTTGTTCTCACGGTGCAACTATAGGTCACCTGAATGAAGATGAAGTATTTTATCTGCACAGTCGTGGCTTAACGAAGAAGAAAGCCCGTGAACTCTTGGTTTACGCTTTCACACTCGAAAGTATCGAGAATATGGAAGTGGAATCGGTACACAAATTATTACTAGACGAAGTTGTGAAATTTACCAGCCGCGACGAAGAATTTGTAGCGGTGAATAACTAG
- a CDS encoding iron-sulfur cluster assembly accessory protein — protein sequence MEELSITERASERINLIRKEQSVPDDAFLRVGVVSGGCSGLTYDLEFNSDVQPEENDKIFDVDGLKVLVDMRSFLYLAGTELDYTEGLNGQGFHFKNPNASRTCSCGESFSI from the coding sequence ATGGAAGAACTTTCCATCACAGAACGAGCTAGTGAACGCATCAACCTAATTCGGAAAGAACAGAGTGTTCCGGATGATGCTTTCTTACGCGTAGGCGTAGTGAGCGGCGGTTGCTCCGGCTTGACGTACGACCTTGAATTCAATTCTGATGTCCAGCCCGAAGAAAACGATAAGATTTTTGACGTGGACGGACTCAAGGTATTGGTCGACATGAGAAGTTTTCTCTATCTGGCCGGAACCGAACTGGATTACACCGAGGGACTTAACGGGCAGGGATTCCACTTCAAAAACCCAAATGCCTCCCGAACCTGCTCCTGCGGCGAATCTTTCTCTATCTAA